A single Candoia aspera isolate rCanAsp1 chromosome 7, rCanAsp1.hap2, whole genome shotgun sequence DNA region contains:
- the ADSL gene encoding adenylosuccinate lyase: protein MASPCPASEEDAFGRYRSPLVSRYASPDMAYNFSERKKFSTWRRLWLYLAQAEKSLGLPITDEQIKEMEANLDNIDFRMAAEEEKRLRHDVMAHVHTFAHCCPKAAGIIHLGATSCYVGDNTDLIVLRDGFNLLLPKLARIISRLADFAEKYANLPTLGFTHYQPAQLTTVGKRCCLWIQDLCSDLHNLERARDELRFRGVKGTTGTQASFLQLFEGDHSKVEELDRLVTAMAGFKRAYIITGQTYSRKVDIEVLSVLASLGATVHKICTDIRLLANLKEIEEPFEKEQIGSSAMAYKRNPMRSERCCSLARHLMILVLDPLQTASVQWFERTLDDSANRRVCLAEAFLTADIILSTLQNISEGLVVYPKVIARHIEQELPFMSTENIIMAMVKAGGNRQECHEKIRVLSQQAAAVVKQEGGDNDLIARICADPYFSPIHGQLETLLEPISFTGRASQQVTRFLNEEVRPALTPYQSNMGVKIELSL from the exons ATGGCTTCTCCGTGTCCCGCCAGCGAGGAAGACGCCTTCGGCCGCTACCGCTCCCCTCTCGTCTCGCGCTATGCCAGCCCCGACATGGCCTATAACTTCAGCGAGAGGAAGAAGTTCAGCACCTGGCGGAGACTCTGGCTTTATCTGGCCCAGGCTGAGAAG TCATTGGGCCTGCCCATCACAGATGagcaaataaaagaaatggaagcaaATCTGGACAACATTGACTTCAGAATGGCAGCGGAGGAAGAGAAGCGATTGCGTCATGATGTAATGGCTCATGTACATACATTTGCCCATTGTTGTCCAAAAGCTGCAGGAATCATTCACCTTGGAGCAACTTCTTGCTATGTGGGAGATAATACG GATTTGATAGTACTTCGGGATGGATTTAACCTGCTTCTTCCCAAG CTTGCCAGAATAATCAGCCGTCTGGCAGATTTTGCTGAAAAGTATGCCAACTTGCCCACCTTGGGCTTCACTCACTACCA GCCTGCCCAGCTAACCACTGTAGGTAAACGTTGTTGCCTATGGATTCAGGATCTCTGTTCAGACCTTCACAATCTTGAACGAGCACGAGATGAATTGAGATTTCGTGGCGTGAAAGGCACAACTGGCACCCAGGCCAGCTTCTTGCAGCTCTTTGAAGGGGATCACAGTAAA GTGGAGGAGCTGGACAGACTTGTGACTGCAATGGCGGGATTTAAGCG GGCTTATATCATCACAGGACAGACATACAGTCGCAAAGTAGATATTGAAGTTCTCTCTGTTCTAGCAAGTCTTGGGGCAACTGTACACAAG ATATGTACTGATATTCGCCTTCTGGCCAACCTCAAAGAAATAGAGGAACCTTTTGAGAAAGAACAAATTG gttCAAGTGCCATGGCTTATAAACGGAATCCCATGCGTTCGGAACGTTGTTGCAGTTTAGCTCGCCATCTTATGATTCTTGTCCTGGATCCCCTTCAGACAGCCTCCGTGCAATGGTTTGAGCGCACATTGGATGACAGTGCAAACAG GCGTGTATGTTTAGCTGAGGCTTTCCTTACTGCTGATATAATACTTAGTACCCTGCAAAATATCTCTGAAGGTCTTGTAGTATACCCTAAG gtAATTGCAAGGCATATAGAACAGGAGTTGCCTTTCATGTCCACAGAAAATATTATCATGGCTATGGTGAAAGCTGGGGGAAATCGCCAG GAGTGTCATGAGAAGATAAGGGTTCTGTCCCAGCAGGCAGCTGCTGTTGTGAAGCAAGAAGGAGGTGATAATGACCTCATTGCACGAATTTGTGCTGATCCTTATTTTAGCCCTATCCATGGGCAACTGGAAACTCTGTTGGAGCCCATATCATTCACTGGCCGTGCTTCTCAACAG GTGACAAGATTCCTGAATGAAGAAGTCCGACCAGCACTGACCCCTTATCAAAGCAACATGGGTGTGAAAATAGAGCTGTCTCTTTGA